CGCCCATGTCATGCTTTAGCTTATACATCAGTGATCTTTTTTGCAACACAAGAGGTTGTTGATactttcaaaattcaaaatgaaaactgaccgTCTATGGCGTTCGTCGCGCCAACCCTTCGGTGATAACATTGCAAGTCTTTTACTCATAGAAATTCTTCTTGTCGGAGAAAGTGTTCCAAAAATCATTACCAAACAAGAATTGCAAAACGAGGAAAAATGGTCAAAGACCAAAACGTGTGGGGTTCGTGAAGGAAGATAATTGAGATAGATAGAGAAGACATGGTGATGGGTTTGAACCGTGCTGCAGGTCCTCAAAAGGAGGACAATTCAGACAGAGAAATGGGAGCATATGACATTATTAATGGCTCCAATGCCAATAAAATATGAGACAGTTTGGGTTACATCTCAAGAGTCTGTCCCCTTAGAAAAGCTGAAAAGGacgaaaataaaaaattttcataagaaagAATTTAAAAGTGGTAGTTGGTGCAGGCGGTATCtatagaaaacatgtttaaaaaataaaaacaactaaaaatgttAAATTGGGACAGATTGATAGAGAATTACacactgtttcatgaatctacctaaattttgagacagattcatgagtCAATAACAACTTATTATTGTTGTCAAATGAGTTATAAGAAGCTTTTACTcgttttgaatttcatttcttagtggttttgaatttcatttcttagtggttttcattcttcaaaatctttgagagtgtttgataagaaaagcACTGTCTTCTAAAACACATGTTCTCTATGCACATAGTTCGAGAAcactatgtttttgttttaagaaatatGGTGTGTGATTATGGATATTGTTTTTAGATCTGGCAACTAAACTCTAGACATAATATACAACGTGTCTTGCAATAGAAAACATTGTGATTTCAGCATGACATTTTTTAAGGACGTGTTTCAAGAGCACAATGTTCTTCTTAACAAACCCCAGGTTGGTTTAGACAAGAGGCATGTCTCTTCAGCTTGAACAAACAAAGGAGAGTTATCGTACCGAAGTAAGTAGTGAAAGCAGGGGCAGAGTCACATGTGAGcaagtgtgggcagttgctGACACAACCCAATAAAAACCCCTTATTTACATACTAATTTAACCTCAAATTTTtcacatttacatataaaatgtcCCTCAAATGTATGGTGAGCTCAGCTAAATATGTCCAGTTCCGCCACTGAGTAGAATGCAATCATTTGTTCTATACGTTCCCATCATTTGCTGCTCCGATCTTCGCATGGGTTATGAAAAGACAGTTGTGAAATTTCGTGGGGCTCTCGTTCAATTTTGCTTTCTTGTACAATTTCACTCCATCCACCTGACTAAAGGATtgaaaataagattttgaagTTGAAAGCCACGAGTTGGAAGGTGCGGTTTTAATAGCATGAACAAGAGTAAATCATGCTTAAAAGAAAGATACAATTGTAATGAGCTGTACGAATCTTTAAATTTCATATAATGAAGGAGATTAAAAAAACTTATGTGTATCTTGTTttgaccttaaaaaaaaattcatttttctgaatGCACATGCTACCACTGCAAATGCTATTTCTAGTTGCACCACTTGATGTGGTGAACAATCAGATCACTCATTCAAATGGAACTTGGAGGTCTCAACTTTGAATTATGCCCAAGAACTCCGGTCGAAGTCCTTACTGAGTACATTAACGAGATGCTTCTCCTTTTATATTAGGGCGTTTATAATATTAATTATCTCTGTTAAGTATTTGACAACACTTATGTTGTTCAACTATTCTTAGTTTGGAATGCAGTAATTGTGATTTCCTCATCTATAAATAGAAGAGATATGGTTAATTTGTCATGATCAGTCAGTCTCAGATATATATGAAATCGTTCTCCAATTcgtctctttgtttctctttttcccatCTGGTTAAACAATCGTTACTCAGTGTAGCTTCGCTGCAGTCCCTTTTGTCCAGGCCAGAAATAGCAAGGAGATTAACTGTAGCAACAGAATGAATAAGCATTCCTCTTTTGTCATTAAAACATATCAATTCTTGTTAGGAACTATACGGTAAAGACCATTCTTTTCTGCTTCATCCAATATGAGAATGTTTTTGCTGGTTTTCACAACCAACCAACATggggaggagaaaagaaagCGCAACTGCAGTAGAGTAataacaggaaaagaaaaaagtaaagagAAAGGAGGTGAGGAAATATGGGTCCTATACCTGTCAAATCCAGCAGTTTTTTCACCTACCTTCTGCATTTTTATCAACATAAGGTGAcaaaaaattttactttgttACCATGTAAACTTTTTCTGGGCTTTCTGCTCAACAGATCAACAGTTCAAATCATCATCTACGGCTGGGATACAGTTATATGGTCAGTGCCCATATGGGCATTCAAATCTTATTGAAACGACCCATGTGTCGAAGGACCAGGATGGGCCCTACCACCTCTGCCACACATGGCACCATATTGTAAACTAGAAGCagataacataagaaaacagGATAATCTAAATAGATAAAACAAACAACATTCTTGAGATCCATGCAGTGTATTCAAGTATGAAGGCATATATATGAAGGTCACCTAACAGGAGGGACCTTCCCACATGGCCATAGTGGGACACATTCATCCGCGTTCTCTCCATACATGCCATGTTCGATTCCTCATATTGGCTGCCATGGCAATCATGGTGGAAGTCCCTTAGtgcaatataaataaatgagtCACATCAGGGACACTAAAAAGGTGCTTGATACGAAAAAAGACGTTGCATTATTAAAAACACATgttcaaagaaagaaacacagTGTAACTACAAATGTTGTTCTCAGTTTTCAACAATGGTCTCAAATATAATCACGCTATAATTTTTCACAAGATAcaattttttcttatcaaacaccatGTTAAGTTTGTTGTGATTGAATCCAAGTTGAATCTAGTATAGCCAAAAAATTCTCACCAAATCCGACCTCGTCAACTCTGCACCTATGGGACCTGCAGAAAATAGCTTGACAGTGCAGGTCAGATTTTGCCGGCTTACGAGTTTGCCAGGTCCACTTCATGCCATGCATCATGGAAGTAAGTTCCAGCataaaaattaatgataatTCCCTAATTATAATGATTATTGATCATATCTTCCAAATGTCATCATCCATTGTTGATAATTAGTTGCTCTTCcatcttaagatttcagcatattTCGCTGCCAACAAGAGCACCGATACGCTTGCCTAGCAGCAGATTAGTTTTAAGACTCCTACGTCAAAAGAAGATCAAACGTCAGTTTGTTAGCATAATCTGTTAAAGTATCGGCCTAAGATTGTCTAAAAAAAGGTGCAAGGTTAACTGCACTTAAGTTTCTCAGCAATGACACCGTAATGTGACCATGGCAATCGTGAACTGTAAACAGAACTCGCCGGTGGTTCCTTTAAATGGCGGAAAACGAGCACAACAGAAGTTGGCATCAAGGAAAGTAAATAGCCAGCGCAAGGAAGCAAATCATTGACACTCTTTGCCTTAATTGTCGTATGCTCCAGTCATTGAGACATGTTTGAGTTGGCAGCAAACTCGATATCCAGACTGAGTTGTAGTATGACCATAAGGTCACTGTACAAACCTCCTCTATACCTTAGACCAAATATATATGGTGTTCTACTTTCACTGATAGAACAGTTACATGACATGTGGAGGAGAAAACAGTGAAAGACACAATCGACAAGAGCTTTCAGTATGTCCAAAAGCCAGTATGATACTTGCAAATTGCACAATGCTAAGCAAAATTCCCTCCACTTAGAGTCGAGGGGACCAGGAGGTACACTTACATGGTTCCAAAAAGGAGTTCACTTGCATACTAGTTCTTTCCTTTCCACGATTCCATCTTTTAAGAACAACAATGAAATTCACTATTCTCAGGACCAACTAATCAAACCATGGACATGCTACCGTCGCCATCACATAacctttcaactttcaagtccTGAAGTTCTTTATATGATgaacataaaagagaaagattcagCAAGCTTCTCCTGCCACCCATCATCAGACTAAAACCGTAGAAGGCCTTCCATCACATGACAAATCTCCACCGAGATACTGATCTAGTATAAGAAAAAGCGACTCCTAATTCTATATTGATATATAACCTCCTCCAGGGCTGCTACTTCCACGGATTTCACATGTTTCTGTAAACTTGGAGGCAGCAGATCGCGCAGGTGATAATAGCGGAGAGCATCTTGCTTCGTCACTGGGATCCTTCCCTGGAACATAGGGTTGAGAAGCCAGATATTCAAGAGCAGTGACAATGTCTCCTATTAACGGGCGAGTGTTGGCCTGCTCTTGAAGACACATTGCAGAAATAGCAATTGCATGTTGCAGACTACGAAGAGGGTAACGACCATGAAGCAATGGATCAGCTAGTTGATTGAATCTTCTCCGGTCCTTTAAAAAGGGTCGTGACTGAAATCAAATGACAAAAGTATGAAGTCAAGAGGTAGACAGAATGAAATTTATATTCAACATAAGCAATGGCTGATCAGTACTCCGGAGAGCCAAAAGGACCCAACTTTATCAGCCACCATTCTCTAAATGacattattttcacattttggTAAATCACCAAAGAATTTGTTCAGCTTCTCAAAGTCATCCTCAGGAAGATGAAGTTTTGTAGActaaatgaaacaaataaatgcttttaaaaaattttaaaaactaaacaAGAATGTAAAAGATCAAAAAAGCAGTTTAGACCATTTTTCTCCAAAGATCTAATAAACCTTCACTCAAAACAAATGTCTAAGAGATGGAGAAAGAAGAATGTCCGAATTAACATACCCAAGAAACTAGATACTGCTCTCCTTTTGGCTTGAGAGTATCAATAGCTTTTCTCCCCGTGATCAGTTCTAGTAAAACGACACCAAAACTATAAACGTCTGATTTTAAAGTGAGCTGACCCGTCATAGCATATTCAGGTGCACAATATCCGTATGTGCCCATAACCCTTGTTGAAACGTGCGTTTTGCCCCCAACAGGGCCAAGTTTAGCAAGACCAAAATCGGAGAGCTTCGGATTGAAGTCATCATCCAGCAATATGTTTGCAGACTTTAGATCTCGATAAATAACAGGTGGATTTGCTTTGTCATGCAAATACTCTAGACCTCTAGCTGCACCAACTGCAATCTTCATACGAGTATTCCACTCAAGAGGTCTTCTTCCAGGTTGGAcatctgaatttgaaaaaaaaaagtgcaaattAACACTTGCATTCTTCAGCAATTGAGTTTCTGACAATAACATCTGTTCAGTCTCGGACCCAAAGAACTCGACACAAGCTTACAAATGAACCAAACAGAGGTGCATGTAGAAAACATGAAAACCAGTATATTCATTAAAATGCAGGTCAATTCAGAAACATCTTCACATCTACCagcctaaataaaaaaaaaaaagaagaaagaaaaaactaagaaGGTTCAGATCACAAGTGCGATATCTCATGTTACTTGGTTGAATGAAAACACTAGTTTGAAGAGCACAGGAAACATCTTCAGAAGAATATGAGTTGCAAAAAGCAAAtcaattttcaagagaaaaattcTACTTTGGGTAGACTTGGTATTTTGTCCAACCAAGAAGTTGACAATAACAAACACGTAATTTCTTGTACTAGTGCTTCTCTCGTGGATATGGCTTAGTTACCATGCTTTCAAGCATTTATCACAATGACAAACATGGCTTAACTAGCATAGAAAGACAAGATGATCAAACTGTTAGGTTCTCAAACAAATAGCTGATGCAATTTCAAAAGAATAGTGAGGCTAGAAACTCGTATTCAGAAGTTACAAGGGCCATGATGCCACACAAATACAAGCATTTTGATGATTTAATTGTGAGTCAGGTGCAAACATTTTGCTCTACAAGAAGACAACAATCCAAGAACAAAAATCAACCAGCATTTTCACGTACAATTGAAACATGACCGCAGATGGAACTGCAATTACTGTCGAACAGTAAAATCATTGCAAACCGATGTGAAATACCACAATAATCTGATTGCTGGCTAAAAATATGGCAACAGTCGTAACTAGTAAACATATGTGTTTCTCTGGTTTCAGTCATTTAATTAGCAGTTTAATCAAGCATATAAAGTTTATTTTGAACCTTGAAGGATAACACGCTAAAGATAATGAAATGCCCAATGAAGAACAATGCAAAATAATTAGACCAAGATACCTGGCAAGGAAAAACAGGATGGTAATTCACCAAGGCAAGAAAACAACGAAAATCAAAAGGAAGAACCATCTAAATTACCAAACAGATGGTCTTCCAAGCTGCCCATTGACATGTATTCATACACCAAAAGCCTCTGATCACCATCTGCGCAGTATCCAATCAGGTTAACAAGATTGGAATGGTGCAAAAGGCTTAACATGAGCACCTCCACAAGGAACTCACGGTTCCCCTGGAGCCCACTTCGATCAAGCTGCTTGACAGCAACAATCTGCACGAAAAACCTCacattttagaaagaaaatacAGGGACATACATAATCTCCAGACCAACGCAAAGATTTCACTACTTTTCAGTGCATTCTTAAGAACTCTAGCCAAATTTCAACATGAAATTCTCTATCACCGGCCCGACATTTGCTAAAAAGAATCGAACACCCTTACTTGGTCTGTACTCTCCAAACGACCCTTGTAAACCCGTCCAAAACCACCTTCTCCGATCAAATTTGTAGGCTTGAAATTCCTTGTTGCAGTTGCGAGCTCGCGGAAACTGAAGCTATGAGCGGATATTCGACCGTCATTTGGCCCATCGGAGCTACCCCTTCTGTTCCTACTAAAGGAGTTCGCTCGTCTGCCTGTTTCTGCAGGGGAAAGCGCCTAATTGATAACAGAGAAAAATGAATCCACATACAGGTGGATCTTCAGGGCGAGAACAGAACGCGATTTAAGAACAGAGAGAACGAAACCGAAAGCTCTACCAGGGGTCTCAATGTGaaaaccagatcttgaattGGAGGCCGTCGTATCCTCTTCCTCGATCCTGTTCACTGCTCTTGACCGACTACTAACGCAAAGAAAGCAACCCATCTCAATAAAATGCACGAAACGGAACAAGACCAAACTTTTCTTCTGCACAAATTTCCCCCCGAAGACCACAGGGGAGGAAGCTCTAATTACAAGCACATTGTAATCTTTCCTTCACGAACTAATCACTGTGCCCGTTATGCAAGGAGGCAAAACATGTGCTGCAGATTACAGGgaaaccaaaagagaaaaaggagttACTTTCAGGAAGAAAGTAGAGGAGGAAGGTGGATTGAAGAAAACCAACGATGGCTATCAGCTAGAAATCTACAAGGAAAGAAGCGTGAAACGTGAACACCTCACCTCCGAGTCACAATGTTATAGAAGCACCCAATTCCTTTCATCTTCTTCAGCATTAAAGAGATCGCATGGGATTTCCCACTAAAGCACAGggtgggggggagagagagacagagagaagaaaatgtagAGAGGGGGAGAAGCAATTCAATTCAATCCGCGTGGGAGAGTACTAAATCTAGCCTGGCTGGCATCACACACACGCATACAACTCCCTCTCGGCCGTCCTCCCACCCCATTGTTGTTataaggggaaggagggagtgGGGGAAGGTCGTCGTGGCGTCCTCAGATCTGAGACAACCGCCCCTCAAAAActcaaagagagaaaagaaatactTTGCTATTCTTAACCCGGGTTTAACCGCAGCACCGAAAGcactctctcgctctctctccccccaaaAAGGGTAAGTTATACGGCAAACTGGGCAGCCATTAAGCGCCTTAATGACGCTTCAACCAGAATGAGGCAACGTAGACGGCATGCGTTAGAATCAGATactgccaaaaaataaaagaagattgTACGAGTATTCATCTTCTTGACGAAGATTCTTTGCAGACTACCAACCTCCACAGTTTATTGCAATTCGAACTCCATTCTCGCATCAATTgaggaaaacaaaacaagagagagaaagagaggggtaAATCCGGCCCTCGTTCACCGCAGACCATCACTAGCAGGAACAAATAAAACAagagacttcttttttttaacaaaagtgAACAACCGACTCagataaaaatgaaggaaagaagaaacCAACCCACCTTACACGGGACTACTAGGGAGTGAAGAGCAATGGAAGAGCCCCTGAAGACCTTGAGGTGGTGACGGTACCCTGCCATGATGGCCATCAGGCGAAGACCATCGTGGCCAACGACATCATGGCGACCACcacgcccccccccccccccatcaCCATTCATGAGTCCAGACCCGAGTGCTGtccagatagagagagagagagagaggacatgATAATGATGCCGACGGCCATGAAAGAAATTTGtctagaaaggaaaagaaaaaagttcacaTTCGGTTCTACTTCTTCAGAAGCTACGCGGGTTCGATTTTCTCGACTTGTTAAGCCAATGCGGTTGGACTTCGTGAACAATGCCTACGGAAATTCCTCCTCCGTCCTCCCCGCAaatctttcttcattttctcgtgaagttgaaaaagagaaaaatttgaTCTCGCATGGGAAATCGTTTTCTGAAAAATCGTTTTCATTGTTCGCTGGCTTTGACTCACAAAAGCCAAATCTCACCCACCacccacatctctctctctttcttcaagCGGCTCGGGCGACCATTCTTTATTACAGCAACACCATGAAAAGGATCAGAAGTGGACATCCTTCGTCG
This window of the Nymphaea colorata isolate Beijing-Zhang1983 chromosome 2, ASM883128v2, whole genome shotgun sequence genome carries:
- the LOC116247873 gene encoding probable serine/threonine-protein kinase PBL7, encoding MGCFLCVSSRSRAVNRIEEEDTTASNSRSGFHIETPETGRRANSFSRNRRGSSDGPNDGRISAHSFSFRELATATRNFKPTNLIGEGGFGRVYKGRLESTDQIVAVKQLDRSGLQGNREFLVEVLMLSLLHHSNLVNLIGYCADGDQRLLVYEYMSMGSLEDHLFDVQPGRRPLEWNTRMKIAVGAARGLEYLHDKANPPVIYRDLKSANILLDDDFNPKLSDFGLAKLGPVGGKTHVSTRVMGTYGYCAPEYAMTGQLTLKSDVYSFGVVLLELITGRKAIDTLKPKGEQYLVSWSRPFLKDRRRFNQLADPLLHGRYPLRSLQHAIAISAMCLQEQANTRPLIGDIVTALEYLASQPYVPGKDPSDEARCSPLLSPARSAASKFTETCEIRGSSSPGGGYISI